From Lasioglossum baleicum chromosome 2, iyLasBale1, whole genome shotgun sequence, a single genomic window includes:
- the Slmap gene encoding sarcolemma associated protein, with product MVVASGGWLQNANFPVSQSINATQNNKMTAKGVLICRENSHHFQDRTLTLEQPVKIGRSVARATAAPDNAIFDCKVLSRNHAVLWYSSGKFYLQDTRSSNGTFVNNQRLSAAGLESAPKEVHSGDIVQFGVDVMENARKFKHGCIVATLKLYLPDEKEASVSTSVVSTINNVSLEDLYKLNQVMQEISRREKALHSKLVYLQQLVANTRKVAKQSWQALIAEDRLLSWVETIESQLSVYSKNYTEDEIRNELVKLLEEKAQYQNTAKEELQKILQEKLGISQRLTQLQERLDETEEECQSLHNVEKHTQTELQVLSRKYTDTQTKLHETTNKLNETEEKMKDMVQKVEQEKQELLKRLEDQSRIEKNLQARLCNSRLDSVNIYKQITALRNYMQVLQDMNTKMVTDNNLESKDEENPIEAINIILNKLNSIHADNMEIDTESSLCALKDEQDNQINSQDIDMNQLKNSDISFTKEQLDDSLSNDDNVTEYILPPPSRKTLVNGNVNIDNTDMNSESDTNSDATDDTCSITSDDTSEKSVIELKREENYVVAEELFVPYKTEVRFASEENSNQLEGSHQVQIMLKAKESEEQETDVESMVSCKPPNESASIEVNQHTKMDEGDKDSTESNVECDGEHLEGDYVKTLKPMSKSDTQQILYTRDYILQALISSLDSLKLEDNLESQQAVKMELENLKGWLINESPEEVIERLKELYYRAKNESQRIQELHEELVILKEKYNTFVEEKAELLKKYTALRAQCGDLLNTTYSVPIQYVAPIAIMLVWVLLQRMF from the coding sequence ATGGTTGTAGCCAGTGGTGGATGGTTACAAAATGCCAATTTTCCTGTCAGTCAGAGTATAAACGCTACGCAGAACAATAAAATGACAGCCAAAGGTGTCTTAATCTGCCGAGAGAATTCCCATCATTTTCAAGATCGTACGCTGACATTGGAGCAACCTGTTAAAATCGGACGTTCTGTAGCGAGAGCCACTGCTGCACCTGATAACGCAATCTTTGACTGTAAAGTATTGTCTAGAAATCATGCGGTGTTGTGGTATTCTAGCGGGAAGTTTTACTTGCAAGACACACGCAGCAGTAATGGTACGTTCGTTAATAATCAGAGACTCAGCGCGGCCGGTTTGGAATCGGCACCTAAGGAAGTACATTCGGGTGATATAGTGCAATTCGGAGTGGATGTGATGGAAAATGCAAGGAAGTTCAAGCATGGGTGTATAGTTGCGACACTGAAATTATATTTGCCTGACGAGAAGGAGGCTAGTGTTAGTACGTCGGTTGTGTCGACAATTAATAATGTTTCCCTCGAGGATTTGTATAAGTTGAACCAAGTAATGCAAGAAATCTCGAGACGAGAAAAAGCGCTTCACTCTAAGTTAGTATATCTTCAACAACTTGTGGCGAATACTCGAAAAGTAGCCAAGCAGTCGTGGCAAGCGTTGATAGCGGAAGATCGACTATTGTCTTGGGTGGAAACCATTGAAAGCCAACTGAGCGTTTATTCTAAGAATTACACGGAAGATGAAATTAGAAACGAGTTAGTGAAGCTTTTGGAGGAGAAAGCACAATACCAAAATACAGCAAAGGAAGAATTACAGAAGATATTACAAGAGAAACTAGGAATATCTCAAAGGTTAACACAGTTACAGGAACGTTTAGACGAAACGGAGGAGGAGTGTCAAAGTCTTCATAATGTAGAAAAGCATACTCAAACTGAACTTCAGGTGCTTAGTAGAAAATACACGGACACCCAAACCAAACTTCATGAAACTACGAATAAATTGAACGAGACCGAAGAGAAAATGAAGGATATGGTTCAAAAAGTAGAACAAGAGAAGCAGGAACTTTTGAAAAGACTCGAAGATCAATCTAGAATCGAGAAGAATTTACAAGCAAGGTTATGTAATTCCAGATTAGATtctgttaatatttataaacagaTCACTGCCCTCAGAAATTATATGCAGGTTTTGCAAGATATGAACACAAAAATGGTTACAGACAACAATTTGGAGTCGAAAGATGAAGAAAATCCAATTGAAGCCATTAACATTATCCTTAATAAATTGAATTCTATACATGCGGATAACATGGAAATCGACACAGAATCCAGTTTATGTGCTTTGAAAGATGAACAGGATAATCAAATTAATTCACAGGATATCGATATGAATCAACtaaaaaattcagatatttcttTCACGAAAGAACAATTGGATGATTCATTATCTAACGACGACAATGTAACAGAATACATTTTACCACCACCATCTCGAAAAACATTGGTTAATGGAAATGTAAATATAGACAATACAGATATGAACTCGGAATCTGATACCAATTCGGATGCAACGGACGACACATGCAGTATTACCAGCGACGATACAAGCGAGAAGTCTGTTATAGAattaaaaagagaagaaaattatgTAGTAGCAGAAGAATTGTTCGTACCTTATAAAACAGAAGTTCGATTTGCTTCTGAAGAAAATAGTAATCAATTAGAGGGTTCTCATCAAGTTCAGATCATGTTGAAGGCAAAGGAAAGCGAAGAACAAGAAACTGATGTTGAAAGTATGGTTAGTTGTAAACCTCCTAACGAGTCTGCTTCGATAGAAGTTAATCAACATACGAAGATGGACGAAGGAGACAAAGACAGCACTGAATCGAATGTAGAATGCGACGGAGAACATTTAGAAGGGGATTATGTCAAAACATTGAAACCAATGTCTAAAAGCGATACACAGCAAATTTTATATACAAGAGACTATATACTACAAGCCTTAATTAGTTCTTTGGATTCTTTGAAACTAGAGGATAACTTAGAGTCACAACAAGCAGTTAAGATGGAGTTAGAAAATCTTAAAGGTTGGTTAATCAATGAATCTCCCGAAGAAGTAATAGAGAGATTGAAGGAACTATATTATCGTGCCAAgaatgaatctcaaagaattcaAGAGCTGCATGAAGAATTGGTAATTTTAAAAGAGAAATACAATACTTTCGTCGAAGAGAAAGCTGAGCTTTTGAAGAAGTATACAGCTCTCAGAGCACAATGCGGTGATTTATTAAACACAACCTATTCTGTACCAATACAGTATGTAGCACCCATCGCGATTATGTTAGTATGGGTGTTGCTACAAAGAATGTTTTAA
- the LOC143217156 gene encoding zinc finger CCCH domain-containing protein 10: protein MKKLKKKLDSARGGLASNIAGAPNASGDVSPTRVCRDFLRNVCHRGKRCKYLHERSEDDPVEEYTFCHDFQNGMCNWPGCKFLHCTESEEKRFRATGELPAHILTRLKNNNEKPEYPMCKDFIKGSCQRTNCKFRHWKNEEPQHNLIAVSHHNASRPQHNFNGASNGENRRYEEDRNFHWQLEDQHNLVTNNGYNASSHPPDYIGPPEPKRRIVSGETVVHFETSPLVGQHTAQPVTPGYYYPVIPRNEARAIVLEDENALLRKKIEELKKQVSDLTATNEFLLDQNAQLRMSGKRTANVTAVTVPAVTITNTVPPSQAPTPQQMVNAAVAAGTLRTVTASVATVPVSIATVAPVSIAAVSMAPVSIPPPIVTMAQQTITMSGSGPQATNQQPPNSQQPASLPLSISGATAPLVSYPIMTQELRPVLQ from the exons ATGAAGAAGCTGAAAAAAAAGTTGGATAGCGCTAGAGGTGGCCTAGCGAGCAATATAGCAGGTGCACCGAATGCGAGCGGCGATGTGTCGCCCACCCGTGTGTGCAGAGACTTTCTGCGGAATGTTTGCCACCGGGGAAAGCGTTGCAAATATCTGCATGAACGCTCGGAAGACGACCCCGTAGAGGAGTACACGTTCTGCCATGACTTCCAAAACGGAATGTGCAATTGGCCCGGATGCAAATTCCTCCACTGTACCGAGAGCGAGGAGAAAAGGTTCAGAGCGACCGGGGAGCTGCCTGCCCATATCTTAACCAGACTGAAAAACAACAATGAGAAGCCTGAGTACCCGATGTGCAAAGACTTCATCAAGGGCAGTTGTCAGAGGACCAATTGCAAGTTCAGGCATTGGAAGAATGAGGAACCGCAGCATAACTTGATCGCGGTTTCCCATCACAACGCGTCCCGGCCACAACACAATTTCAATGGTGCCAGTAATGGAGAGAATCGTAGATACGAGGAAGATAGAAA CTTTCACTGGCAATTAGAAGATCAACATAACTTAGTAACAAACAATGGTTACAATGCATCTTCACACCCTCCCGATTACATAGGACCCCCTGAACCAAAGAGACGAATAGTTTCTGGTGAAACGGTTGttcacttcgaaacttcgccgCTGGTTGGCCAACATACCGCTCAACCAGTTACTCCGGGATATTATTATCCGGTGATACCGCGCaatgaagctagagcaattgttTTGGAAGACGAGAACGCGCTGTTACGGAAAAAGATAGAAGAATTGAAGAAACAG GTTAGCGACCTAACGGCAACTAATGAGTTTCTTTTGGATCAAAATGCTCAGTTAAGAATGTCTGGAAAACGAACTGCAAACGTGACAGCAGTTACAGTTCCAGCAGTGACTATTACAAATACGGTTCCACCATCGCAAGCTCCAACACCACAACAAATGGTGAACGCGGCAGTAGCAGCTGGAACGTTGCGTACTGTTACCGCGAGTGTTGCGACTGTTCCTGTAAGTATAGCCACAGTTGCACCTGTTTCTATTGCAGCGGTCTCAATGGCACCGGTGTCCATACCGCCACCCATCGTCACAATGGCTCAGCAAACAATCACGATGAGCGGATCAGGTCCACAAGCAACTAATCAACAACCTCCGAACTCGCAACAACCTGCCAGCTTACCTCTATCGATATCTGGTGCGACCGCGCCGCTTGTTTCTTATCCTATCATGACTCAAGAACTTAGGCCCGTGTTGCAGTAA
- the Dpck gene encoding dephospho-CoA kinase — translation MTDVGNRNRYQKMFIVGLTGGIATGKSSVAAVFRECGVPVIDADQIARKVVEPGKPAWHKIRKEFGPEVFLETNELNRAKLGDLIFSNIEMRKKLNAITHPDIYKEIYWQTFKYVLQGHQFIVMDLPLLFETGHMLNYLHKIIVVTCEEDLQLQRLMERTGFTEAKAKLRVAAQMPLEKKADMANFVIENSGTEQDTRQQTIKVINVLRSSKYHWKLRLLLGFCCTILLAGVYWFRHRSLRLLPTIA, via the exons ATGACTGACGTAGGAAATAGGAACAGAtatcaaaaaatgtttataGTGGGTTTGACAGGTGGAATAGCTACTGGAAAAAGTAGCGTTGCCGCTGTTTTTCGCGAATGCGGTGTACCTGTCATTGATGCCGATCAAATTGCACGAAAAG TTGTAGAACCAGGAAAACCAGCATGGCACAAAATACGAAAAGAGTTCGGTCCAGAAGTGTTCTTAGAGACAAACGAACTTAATAGAGCTAAGCTTGGCGATTTAATATTCAGCAATATAGaaatgagaaagaaattaaatgcTATAACTCATCCAgacatatataaagaaatatactGGCAAACATTCAAATATGTTTTACAAGGTCATCAATTCATAGTTATGGATTTGCCATTACTTTTTGAAACAGGACACATGTTGAACTACTTGCATAAAATAATTGTTGTAACATG CGAGGAGGATTTGCAATTGCAACGATTAATGGAAAGAACAGGTTTTACAGAAGCCAAAGCGAAACTGAGAGTTGCTGCACAAATGCCATTGGAAAAGAAAGCAGACATGGCAAACTTTGTTATTGAAAATTCTGGTACTGAACAAGATACCAGACAACAAACTATTAAAGTCATTAACGTTTTAAGGTCTTCCAAATATCATTGGAAATTGCGTCTTTTACTTGGATTTTGTTGCACCATTTTATTAGCAGGTGTATACTGGTTCAGACACAGAAGTCTTCGTTTACTACCAACTATAGCATAA
- the Haspin gene encoding haspin, translating into MYRKLPIRTYGKEKCKEVTVSLKKLHIPVINISKESSVIELSDNNNSVFCDPFDTTFDKLLKNTRALEQPSKSDTTKASKRSKGNSSVSSSNVSSIIDDKCLLYKDTEANNVSSIYLFRPRSQEIGLEASNVNIKHNLRKRPQRKVKVKKKIVKKHIQENSPIIGKTRVREHSIYKKKVYKGKRNKNVHSIELSLELKSNDNNDTKILDQNTNMKQKERNNKGKISKEQSKSVEVIEANVGNLKCSNVPLKNCFVKIEHLEASLFVKPLHSIGNVVSSTPSSKPIRPSTHIITLSPIPITYNKIFNEPVRYTRNSSVSVNNTNLVSSKDVQLNTNVCEQSDTSKEHVLKENKRKLFVKRIDASDSSKCSLNKLGRLQKDKSILSIELSCVSMTQEASEKFCDIEESISTSKKKDKDLWNEPPLLIDEHVITNREQKKHLNFSVDPEGSRSLFDNTNEDDKNSLCNISAKNNLINNYKELSDTMCSDVTKSCKTSVSHVYDSEIEEKSCDVLPTSKLQGTNISLDAEECKSKTEGLDVENLCTSTLYVQNCTSTSKETKDFSTIDDKLNANSTIAINNKSSNALEPCIISLQLQDPFRITRRRKQYRKWELDLDNISEDVTNSFRLKRTRLSEKRVTDTRRTNLSRKTLKSLENIQETSILNISAQIERPIYLKPGKSWTRSLSILNNIPSESNLDKLSIGKGKQWRQSVIDVFNMQKEGVFHSCIRKTESDKNLQASHETISQSEHELINKKGRTCDSTSLGRLTRRISVRVVPINKTVKSIEDASFLEVYGIVPVKSQRFTLLSNPRKSSLCNIQNDDIDGHITDEYVISPAKEVILGRCLQQDFIPFSIYFSDSYLSHCRKIGEGVYGEVFLYELGDEKSVIKIIPIEGNEYVNGEPQKKFHEILSEIVIATELHNLRFNTKYNTDGFVEVKNIKCLKGEYPKKLVDLWTIYDEEKHSENDCPSMFNENQLYIILELGHGGQDLEAFVFPSADEAYALFIQAALALAVAEKAVEFEHRDLHWGNILISPTTESHVHYKLGKTKIQLVSKGVKVSIIDFTLSRVTYQGCSVFNDLASDPSLFTAQGEYQFEIYRLMRDKIKNNWQKFEPYSNILWLHYTLDKMITAVRYRKRNLKIHKNGIVKLKELKNEILSYESAFDFVSNCRSFESLLFTASESELVSALKEEMVIA; encoded by the exons ATGTATCGTAAATTACCAATTCGTACCTATGGTAAAGAAAAATGCAAAGAAGTtacagtttcattaaaaaaattacatattccCGTAATAAATATTTCGAAAGAATCGAGTGTGATTGAGTTGAGTGATAATAACAATTCCGTGTTTTGTGATCCTTTCGACACAACGTTTGACAAACTTCTGAAAAATACCag AGCTTTGGAACAACCATCTAAATCAGACACTACCAAAGCGTCGAAGAGAAGTAAAGGAAACAGTTCTGTTTCGAGTAGTAACGTATCTTCGATAATTGACGATAAATGTTTATTGTATAAAGACACGGAGGCAAACAATGTTAGTAGTATCTACTTATTTCGGCCTCGCAGCCAAGAAATTGGTCTTGAGGCAAGCAATGTTAATATAAAGCATAACTTAAGGAAAAGACCACAGAGAAAGGTCaaggtgaaaaaaaaaattgtcaaaaaacATATACAGGAGAACTCGCCAATAATTGGGAAGACTAGA GTAAGAGAACATAGtatttataaaaagaaagtATACAAAGGAAAGAGAAACAAGAATGTTCATTCTATAGAATTGTCCTTAGAGTTAAAAAGTAATGACAATAATGATACAAAAATATTGGATCAGAATACTAATAtgaaacaaaaagaaagaaataacaaGGGAAAGATATCAAAAGAACAATCAAAAAGTGTTGAAGTTATTGAAGCAAACGTTGGCAATTTAAAATGTAGTAACGTGCCcctaaaaaattgttttgtcaAAATAGAACATCTTGAAGCATCTTTATTCGTGAAGCCATTGCATTCTATTGGAAATGTAGTTAGTAGTACACCTTCTAGTAAACCAATAAGACCTTCTACTCATATAATTACTTTATCACCGATTCCTATtacatacaataaaatattcaatgaaCCTGTAAGATATACACGTAACAGTTCAGTTAGTGTGAACAATACAAACTTGGTTTCTTCGAAAGATGTGCAGTTAAATACAAATGTGTGCGAACAATCTGACACATCAAAAGAACATGTGTTAAAAGAAAACAAGAGAAAGTTGTTCGTTAAACGAATAGATGCATCGGATAGTAGTAAATGtagcttaaataaattgggaagATTGCAAAAGGATAAGAGTATCCTTTCAATTGAATTGAGCTGTGTTAGCATGACACAAGAAGCATCTGAAAAATTCTGTGATATAGAGGAAAGTATTTCAACAAGTAAGAAGAAAGATAAAGATCTGTGGAATGAGCCTCCTTTATTAATAGATGAACATGTAATAACAAATAGAGAACAGAAAAAACATCTCAATTTTTCTGTTGATCCAGAGGGATCACGTTCCTTATTTGACAATACAAATGAAGACGATAAGAATTCATTATGTAACATTAGtgctaaaaataatttaataaataactataaagaATTAAGCGACACAATGTGTTCTGATGTTACAAAGTCGTGTAAAACATCGGTTTCACATGTATACGATAGCGAAATAGAAGAAAAATCATGTGATGTATTACCAACAAGTAAACTGCAGGGCACAAATATTTCACTTGATGCTGAAGAGTGTAAATCAAAGACTGAAGGATTAGATGTTGAAAACTTATGTACAAGTACATTATACGTACAAAACTGTACAAGTACATCCAAGGAAACTAAAGATTTCAGTACGATAGATGATAAATTAAATGCAAACAGTACTATTGCAATTAATAACAAAAGTAGTAATGCTCTTGAACCTTGTATAATTTCGTTACAACTACAAGATCCGTTTAGAATtacaagaagaagaaaacaatATCGTAAATGGGAGCTTGACTTAGATAATATTTCAGAAGATGTTACTAATAGTTTTCGATTGAAGAGAACTAGGCTATCAGAGAAAAGAGTAACAGATACTAGAAGAACAAATCTATCTAGAAAAACATTAAAATCAttagaaaatatacaggaaacaTCTATCCTTAATATATCGGCACAAATAGAGAGACCTATATATCTGAAGCCGGGAAAGTCATGGACAAGATCATTATCTATTTTGAATAATATCCCAAGCGAATCAAATTTAgataaattatcaattggaaaaGGTAAACAATGGAGACAAAGTGTTATTGACGTCTTCAATATGCAAAAAGAag GCGTCTTCCACAGTTGTATAAGAAAAACTGAAAGTGATAAAAATCTGCAAGCAAGTCATGAGACAATCAGTCAATCTGAACatgaattgattaataaaaaagGCAGAACCTGTGATTCTACGAGCTTAGGGCGTCTTACCAGAAGAATATCAGTACGTGTTGTTCCAATTAATAAGACTGTAAAATCAATAGAAGATGCTTCATTTCTTGAAGTTTATGGTATTGTTCCTGTGAAAAGTCAGAGATTTACATTATTAAGTA ATCCTCGAAAATCTTCTTTGTGCAATATTCAAAATGATGATATCGATGGTCACATTACCGACGAATATGTGATCTCACCAGCAAAAGAAGTCATCCTTGGAAGATGCCTACAGCAAGATTTTATACcattttcaatatatttttcagattc atACTTGAGTCACTGTCGAAAAATTGGCGAAGGTGTATACGGTGAAGTTTTTCTTTATGAACTCGGTGATGAAAAGtctgttataaaaattattcccATCGAAGGCAACGAATACGTCAATGGAGAGCCGCAAAAGAAGTTTCACGAGATACTATCAGAAATTGTTATTGCAAC gGAATTGCACAATCTGCGatttaatacaaaatataacACGGACGGTTTTGTAGAAGTAAAAAACATTAAATGTCTTAAGGGAGAGTATCCAAAAAAGCTAGTGGACCTTTGGACTATTTATGATGAAGAGAAACACTCTGAAAATGATTGTCCATCTATGTTTAACGAGaatcaattatatattattttagaacTTGGTCATGGTGGTCAAGACTTGGAGGCATTTGTGTTTCCTTCAGCAGACGAAGCTTATGCTTTATTCATACAG GCGGCATTAGCTTTGGCAGTTGCGGAGAAAGCTGTTGAATTTGAGCATAGAGACTTACATTGGGGTAATATATTAATATCTCCAACAACTGAATCTCATGTACACTACAAGCTAGGAAAAACAAAAATTCAACTTGTTAGTAAGGGCGTAAAG GTGTCTATCATAGATTTTACACTTTCAAGAGTAACATATCAAGGATGTAGCGTATTTAATGATCTTGCATCTGACCCTAGTCTTTTTACAGCACAGGGAGAATATCAGTTTGAAATATATCGTTTGATGAGGGATAAGATCAA aaataaTTGGCAAAAATTTGAACCctattcaaatattttatggCTACATTATACTTTGGATAAAATGATTACTGCAGTTAGatatagaaaaagaaatttgaaaattcacaAAAATGGTATAGTAAAgttgaaagaattgaaaaatgagATCTTGTCATATGAAAGTGCTTTTGATTTTGTATCAAATTGTCGTAGCTTTGAAAGCTTACTATTTACTGCCTCAGAGTCCGAACTTGTATCGGCTTTAAAAGAAGAGATGGTTATTGCATGA